The Mastomys coucha isolate ucsf_1 unplaced genomic scaffold, UCSF_Mcou_1 pScaffold13, whole genome shotgun sequence genome has a window encoding:
- the Prelid3a gene encoding PRELI domain containing protein 3A, whose amino-acid sequence MKIWSSEHVFGHPWDTVIKAAMRKYPNPMNPCVVGVDVLERSVDGCGRLHSLRLLSTEWGLPGLVRAILGANRTLTYIKERSVVDPAARKMELCSTNITLTNLVSVNERLVYTPHPENPEKTVLTQEAIITVKGISLGSYLESLMATTISSNAKKGWAAIEWIIEHSESAIS is encoded by the exons ATGAAGATCTGGAGCTCCGAGCACGTGTTCGG CCATCCCTGGGACACAGTGATCAAGGCGGCCATGCGGAAGTACCCTAACCCGATGAACCCGTGCGTGGTGGGCGTGGATGTGCTGGAGCGCAGCGTGGATGGCTGTGGGCGCCTGCACAGTCTGCGCCTGCTCAGCACCGAATGGGGGCTGCCTGGCCTCGTGCGTGCG ATTTTGGGAGCCAACAGGACCTTGACGTACATCAAAGAGCGCTCTGTTGTGGATCCGGCTGCCAGGAAAATGGAGCTGTGTTCCACCAAT atcacTCTCACGAATCTGGTGTCAGTGAATGAGAGGTTGGTGTACACACCTCATCCGGAGAACCCTGAAAA GACTGTGCTCACTCAAGAAGCCATCATCACTGTGAAGGGGATTAGCCTGGGGAGCTACCTGGAAAGTCTAATGGCCACCACGATATCCTCCAATGCAAAGAAG GGATGGGCTGCCATTGAGTGGATAATTGAACATTCGGAGAGCGCCATAAGCTAA